A genomic region of Methanosarcina thermophila TM-1 contains the following coding sequences:
- a CDS encoding nitroreductase family protein, translating to MAQIIVDENSCTRCGVCVKICPSGIIDPVDEEHLPEVRETDASHCMYCGHCEAFCPSQALTLNLRPEEKVSLPVDAGIISAEDIGFYLKKRRSVRHYTTEPVPKEKILEVLDIARYAASGTNSQPVEWLVIHDPEKVRKVAELTIEWMKSLENTPNPMSSYVPVLISAWEQGHDVICRGAPHLLFAHIPEESPIAPVDAIIALTHFDIAAPAFGIGTCWAGFVAAAATFYEPLQKELGLPAGRKFAYAMMFGYPKYKTHGIPRRKPLKVTWQ from the coding sequence ATGGCTCAAATTATCGTAGATGAGAATAGTTGCACACGATGCGGTGTTTGTGTAAAGATTTGCCCATCAGGTATTATCGATCCGGTTGATGAGGAACATCTTCCAGAGGTGCGGGAGACAGACGCTTCCCACTGTATGTACTGCGGGCATTGTGAAGCTTTTTGCCCATCCCAGGCTCTCACTTTGAATCTCCGTCCTGAGGAGAAGGTTTCCCTGCCAGTCGATGCCGGTATAATTTCCGCGGAAGACATAGGATTTTATCTTAAAAAACGCAGGTCTGTGCGGCATTATACTACAGAGCCCGTGCCAAAGGAAAAAATCCTCGAGGTGCTCGATATTGCCCGCTACGCCGCATCAGGAACCAACAGTCAGCCTGTTGAATGGCTGGTTATCCATGATCCGGAAAAGGTCAGGAAGGTCGCCGAACTAACCATTGAATGGATGAAGAGCCTGGAAAATACCCCGAATCCCATGAGTAGCTACGTGCCAGTACTTATTTCGGCATGGGAGCAGGGGCATGATGTAATCTGCCGGGGTGCCCCACACCTGCTTTTTGCCCATATCCCAGAGGAAAGCCCGATTGCACCTGTCGATGCCATTATCGCCCTTACCCATTTTGATATAGCTGCGCCAGCTTTCGGAATTGGAACGTGCTGGGCTGGCTTTGTCGCAGCGGCAGCCACCTTTTATGAGCCTCTCCAGAAAGAACTCGGCTTGCCCGCTGGAAGAAAATTTGCCTATGCAATGATGTTCGGCTACCCAAAGTACAAAACACATGGAATCCCACGCAGGAAACCTCTTAAGGTTACATGGCAGTAA